The Streptomyces nitrosporeus genome includes a window with the following:
- a CDS encoding NAD-dependent epimerase/dehydratase family protein, with product MRVLLLGANGFLGRFVADRLLADPAVHLTALGRGDDADVRFDLAGGSPGALTRFLDAVHPGVVVNCAGATRGGARELTRHNTVAVATVCEAMRRSRCSARLVQVGCASEYGPSQPGSSTAEDAVPRPGGPYGVSKLAATELVLGSGLDAVVLRVFSPVGPGTPAGSPLGRLAETMRRAIQSGDPELKLSGLGVQRDFVDVRDVARAVHAASLSAAQGVVNIGTGRAVRLRDAAAVLARVAGYGGALHELDAPPGRLPIGAPRTSVESAVEHHPVTPSPYPDGCGAWQQADVRTARDRLGWRPRINLEESLADIWMEAACRI from the coding sequence ATGAGGGTTCTACTGCTCGGAGCCAACGGGTTTCTCGGCCGGTTCGTCGCCGACCGCCTGCTCGCCGACCCCGCGGTCCACCTCACCGCGCTCGGCCGCGGCGACGACGCCGACGTGCGCTTCGACCTCGCGGGCGGCAGCCCGGGAGCGCTCACCCGCTTCCTGGACGCCGTCCATCCCGGGGTCGTCGTCAACTGCGCGGGCGCCACCCGGGGCGGGGCCAGGGAACTGACCCGCCACAACACCGTCGCGGTCGCCACCGTCTGCGAGGCCATGCGCCGCAGCCGGTGCAGCGCCCGGCTCGTCCAGGTCGGCTGCGCCTCCGAATACGGGCCCTCGCAGCCCGGCTCCTCCACCGCGGAGGACGCCGTGCCCCGTCCCGGCGGCCCCTACGGCGTCAGCAAACTGGCCGCCACCGAACTCGTCCTGGGATCCGGGCTCGACGCCGTCGTGCTCCGGGTCTTCTCCCCGGTCGGCCCCGGCACCCCGGCGGGCTCCCCACTCGGGCGGCTCGCCGAGACCATGCGGCGGGCCATCCAGTCCGGCGACCCCGAACTGAAACTCAGCGGCCTCGGCGTCCAGCGTGACTTCGTCGACGTACGGGACGTGGCGCGCGCCGTGCACGCCGCCTCGCTCTCCGCCGCGCAGGGGGTCGTCAACATCGGCACCGGCCGTGCCGTGCGGCTGCGGGACGCGGCGGCCGTCCTCGCCCGGGTCGCCGGATACGGCGGCGCGCTCCACGAACTCGACGCGCCGCCCGGCCGGCTGCCCATCGGCGCCCCCCGCACCTCCGTCGAGTCCGCCGTCGAACACCACCCGGTCACCCCGTCCCCCTACCCCGACGGCTGCGGGGCCTGGCAGCAGGCGGACGTACGGACCGCCAGGGACCGGCTCGGCTGGCGCCCCCGGATCAACCTGGAGGAGTCCCTCGCCGACATCTGGATGGAGGCGGCGTGCCGCATCTGA